The Paenibacillus sp. FSL W8-0426 region TTCTCTCACGAAAAATCTTTTCGCAAAACCGCACATCCAAAACGCTATAGAGGGCTGTTTTTCATGCAAAATAATAAAACCCGAATGCACTGATGAAGTGCACCCGGGTTTATTAGGTTCATGCATCTTCCCCCGTTTGGGTGGGACGGAGAATGGCAGAACCGACGGTCAGCAAAATAAGGGCCATGATTCCCAAAATCAGCAGCGGCATTCGGATGTCGGACAACGTTCCCCCTGCCGAGATCGTTTCCACGGCCTGGATCGTCCATTTCTGGGGCACAACATTCGCGATCTTCTGCATATAGTCCGGCATGATGGACAACGGCCAGAAACATCCGCCAAGCATGCATGTCGGCGTAATAATCAAGGAATTCAGCATGCCCACGTTTTGCGATTTGCGAACCAATCCGGCAACCGTACTGGCGATTCCCATGGCTACCAGCATAAATGCCCCAAGAATAAGCACATGGGTGCCGAACGGAATTCCCGCATCATAATGCAATACCCAGCGGCTGATCGCGAGAACGAGCACGATCTGTACCAGTCCGATCGCCATGCTGCCCAAAAAATTGCCGATGGCAATCTCGTGTGCGCGCACCGGCGCCGTGTATACACGCGCCATCGTCCGCTGCCTGCGGTCCTCCATAATGACGGTCACCGCACTGCTGACCAATCCCATCATGAACATGATCGTAAATCCCGTGACGTTGTTCAATCCCGGCTTTGGATAAATGCGAAGTTCTGTCGTCTTCCCGGAAATGCGGTGTTTCCCCGTTTCCGCAAGCAGCTGTTCGAATTTCCCATCCATCTCGGAAGAAGAAAGAGTTACGCTCGAACCGGCCGCTCCGTTCGCATCGTTTAACGCAGCCTGCCTTACCGCAGCAGCGGACTGGCGGAATCCCTCATCCAATCCTTCGACGGCCGCTTTGAACGCGTATGAACCTTCCGTGACCTTCAGTTCGGTCAACCGAACCGAATTCGGTTCCCCGGCCAGCAAACGCTCGGTGTATCGGGACGGAATAACCAGCCCTATGCTTCCTTTCTGCGACTGGATCTTTTCCTGTACCTCTGCCTCGCTGTCCATCGGCTGGAGCACATACTCCGACTTCAGCGAAAGCTCTTGAATCATCGCAGCGCCTGCAGCACCTTGATCCTCGTTGACATAAGGAATCACTTCCCGCATGTTGTCGTCGTTTCCCAAAAGGGCAACGGCTGCCGTTACCACGACACAAGGAAGCAGAAGATACGAGAGTATGCCTCTCTTGCGTCCCAACGTGCGCCGAATCATTAACCAGGCGATATTCAGACTATTCATGACGGCCACCCGCCTTTCCATAGATCAATACTGCGGCTGCCAACAGCACCGCGCACACCGTGCCAAGCATCGTGATATTGTGCAGGATTTCCTGTATGGGAGCGTTCAGCATCATGGCCAGAAAGCTTTGAAGGGCCCAATGATTGACGGTAAATTCGCTTATTCGCTGTACGAACTCCACGGGAATCGGGGTAAATCCTCCGCTCACAAACGTCATCGCAATAATGACGGTCTGCAGGGCGGCATTGGCTGCGGGGGCGCTTTTGAACAATGCGGATAAAATGACGCCGAGCACCATCGATGCCACCGTAATCAGCAAACACACGAGGACGACCAGCATAGGGTGCATTCCCCAATTCACGTCATACAGCCAATACGTCATCAGCACGATGACCATGCCCTGCATGAACGCAAGCAGGCTGCTTCCGGCGATTTTGCCCGCAAAGATTTCAGAGCTGCGGAGGGGAGCTGCCTGCAAACGAAGCAAGGTGTTCCGGCTCTTCTCTCCGGAAATGCTGTTAATGGCCGTCATGCCCGAATACAGCATAAACATCGCCAGCATGGATGCCGCATAATATTGGGAGGCGCTGTATGTGCCGCCGCCATTTCCCGGATGGCTGACCTCTACAGAGGGGGTCTGTCCCGAATAATCCCCGGCTTGCTGCCGGTTGACTGATGCAGCCGCCGCATCCGGTCCAAGCACTTTGGCGACGGCCGCCTGCCGGTTCAATTCGTCCGCAAATCGGGAAAATACGGTTTCCCCCAGGGCGTTCTTCACGCTATCTTTTCCCGGAATCCAAGTCATTGTGGCCTGTTCCCCCTGCGTGGCGAGCTTTTCCAAACCGGCAGGAACGACTATCGCAAAATCGAGTTCCCCGTCCCGAAGTGCACGAACGGCTGCCTCTTGGGTGGCCATGGACCGTGGTTTGACCATGCCAGCCACTGCCGGAGTGGCCACAAAAGCATTCAGCGTCTGGCTGATCGTGCCGTCCGGTTCGTGCAGGACCAAGCCTACGCGCACCGGATCGATATGATCAACTTCTTCCGAACCCATCGTACCCGAGAGAGCCGCGCCCAGAATGAAAATCAGCAGCAACGGCAAGATGAACAGATTGATGAGCACCGAGCGCATGCGTAAAATGCGCTGCAGTTCAAAGATGCAAATATGCCATACTTTTATCATCTGTTCCCCTCCTAGTCCCGCAGCGTGCGTCCGGTGAGATGGAGGAACAGCGTTTCTAAGCTCGGCTCTTCCACCTTCAGCGACTGAATGGAAATATCGTGTTTGCTGCAAATGAACAGCATATCCTGCAAATCCTGCTGTGCCGAAGGCAGCGTGATGACGAGTTCATGGCCTGCGCATTCCACCGCGTGCACGCGGGGATGAAGCCTGATCTCTTCCACGGCAGCGTCCGTGATGCCGGACGTGGCCAGCACGATTTTTTCCTCGGAAGCCACCCGTTCCCTCAGCTCAGCCTCGGTCCCGCACGCAATGACATGCCCCTGGTCCATAATGGCCACCCTGTCGCTGATCGCCGCCACTTCCTCCATGTAGTGACTGGTATATATAACGGTCGACCCCATATCGTTCAACGTTCGTACCGACTCCAGTATGTGGTTCCGCGATTGCGGATCGATTCCTACCGTAGGTTCGTCCATAATAATGACATCCGGTCGGTGCATAATGGCACAAGCAATGTTAAGCCTGCGCTTCATTCCACCGGAAAACGTGGACGGAGCATCTTTTGCTTTGTCCTGCAGGCCGACGAATTCCAGCGACTCCTGCACCCGTTCCTTGAGCAGATGGCCCCGCAAGCCGTACAGGCGAGCAAAAAAAGTGACGTTTTCAGCCGCGCTCATCGATTCGTACAACGCCAGGTCCTGCGGCACGAGCCCAAGTCTGCGTTTGACTTCTAGCGGCTTTTCTTTGACAGATATGCCGTCCAGCCGGATATCCCCCTGGTCTATTTTGAGCAGCCCGGCAATCATGCTGATGGTTGTGCTTTTCCCTGCCCCGTTCGGACCGAGCAATCCGAAGATTTCGCCCTTTCCGATGCTCAGATTCAGATGGTCTACGGACAGCTTGCTGCCATACCGTTTAACTACGTTTTCGATTTCGAGTATGCCCATGCATCACACGCTCCTCTTGTCTCCGGCTTGTCGCGTCCGGTCCTTATAGTAGTATCATAACGAACAATAGGCTGGATTGGAGGTACGAAAGGTCATGAAACGAAGGTGACTTAAGTCATCTCCTGAACCCAAAACGTCCTATGGTATAATGGCAGAGAAACGAATTCGGCAAAGCCTGCCTGTGGTTTAACCCATTTTTGTATAAAAGGATGACGCTGCCTTATGCCGATACGTGCCCTGCAATACGGTTTGATCATGATCCCCGCGCTGCTGTACATGCTGAAGCTCCCCCTCCACGATGAAGGAGCCTATACGCTGAATATTCTTATCGGGCTTGGCATTGCGGTATGGAGAGATTTCACGGACATGCGTACCTGGAGACCTCTGCTTCTTTTCGCGGAAATGCTCTGGACCTGCTGGCTCATCGCCCTATACGGCCCCTGGATGATCCTTATTTCACTATCGGTGCTGTACGTATATATGTATACTCTGGAGAAAAACCAACGCTGGTTGATGCTGGGACTGCAACTTCTGGCCACCAATGCTGCCCTGTACTTTCACTACGCTCCCGGTGCGTTGTCGCCCTGGCTGCATGCCATCCACACCGGGACGAGCGATGCCTTTCTGGACGAAGCGGCGGGACGAATCATCTGCAACTTGATGCTGCTTATTACGGCAACCCTTTCCTGGCAAGGTTCAAAAACCGCGAGCAGCCGCGAACAGCTGGAACAGGTATATGACGCCCTCCGCAAAAAGCATTACGAACTGCAGGATGCGCGGGCACAACTGCTTGCGTTCGCAAAACAATTGGAGGATGCCGCCCAGGCAGAGGAACGGACCCGCATCTCCAGACAACTGCACGACGATATCGGCCATCGTCTGATTCGAGCCAAAATGATGTCCGAAGCAGCCATCGTCACGTTGCCGGCCAAGCCCGAGCAAGGTTTGGAGATGGTGAAACAGATCCGCGACCAGTTGTCTGCCACGATGGACGATATGCGTTCCACGCTTCATAAACTTCGTCCTGCCACCCATTTGACCGAGGCTTATGCACTGGATCGGCTGCTTGAAGATGTTGGGCGTGAAACCGGCGTGAAAACCGTTTACCGCGTCACGGGTGAAGTGGTGCCGCTCTATCCAAGCTTGCAGATCGTATTGTACAAAAACGCCAAAGAGGCCCTGACCAATGCGCTGAGGCATGGGAAGGCCGGCAGTATCGATATTGAACTGCACTATTCGGCGCATGAGATATGCATGGTTGTCAGCAATGACGGCCACGCAGGCATATGTCCGCAATCCGACAACCTGCAGCGCGAGGATTCATCGCTCGAAAAGGCGCCGCCATCCCCCTCCGGCCCGAATGGCAAAACAACGCTTGCCAGCACCGGACTTGGCGTAGAAGGGATGCGCGTTCGCACAGAGCTTGTAGGCGGCGAACTGGAAATCCAGCCGGCATATCCGTATACCGTAATCACCCGCCTGCCTATCGCCCGCAAAGCTGACATGATCTGAAGAAGGAAGTGACCCCGTGCAAGAAAACACCCAGAACCCGCCCATCCGCCTTATCCTCGTTGATGACGATGCATTCATTCGCGAAAGCCTCAACGTATTGATCGGCCTGGACCCTGCCATTAACGTGATCGGAACCGCCTCCAATGGTAAGGAAGCCATGGCGCTGCTTCAAGCGGGAAACGAGGCTGACGTCGTGCTGATGGACATTCGAATGCCGGAATGTGACGGCGTTGAAGGTACGCGGCTAATCAAACAGGCCTCCCCCTCAGTGAAAGTATTGATGCTAACCACATTCGACGATGACGAATACATCATCAAAGCATTGCAGCATGGGGCCAGCGGATATTTGCTCAAAAACGTGCCGCCTGACCGTATTATCGAAGGCATCAAAACCGTGCATCGCGGTGACATGCTCATTCACCCGGATATCGCCCGCAAACTGGCGGGACTCCTGCGTCCAGCGGCTTCCCCTCCGGCGCATGAGAAGGTCGAATCCTTCGGTCTCACGCGTATGGAACAGGCCGTGGCGGAAGCCATTTCCGAGGGACTTTCCAACAAGGAGATCGCGGCCAAGCTGTTCCTGAGCGAGGGTACGGTCAAAAATTACGTTACCGACATTCTCGGCAAGTTGAACTTGCGAGACCGTACGCAAATCGCCATCTTTATGCTCAAAACATGAGAAGGTATCGTTCCGGCTCCAATTAAAAAAGGTATTCCACACCTGACCCTCAGGAGCGGAATACCCTTTTTTCTTTCAACGCCTATCCCGTTCAAACATCAACGCAGCGCTTCTTGAATCGCAGCGCAAGCATCACATTTCGGCCGACTTTTGCTCCCCTGCAGGGACTGCAGGCGGTGCCTCAAGCGCCAGCGGCGCACGGGCCTCGCGCAGGTCCTTCCGCCGGGCAAACAGCTTAAGGGTCGCCAAATGAACGAGATTGGCCGGACGCATTCGAATGGCCCACGTCTCTTCATTGTTGGGTGCGAAGATCACGCCGAGCTGATGATGCTCCCCTTCATAAATGGCCCGCTGCAGAAACTTGCTCTCTCCCTGCCGATTACGTACCTCCAGTTTGCAAAAAGCCGGGTTCATGCGCAGCGAGCGATGCAGCTCCTCCGGGGAATGCACCAAAACGCCATTGGCCTTGTAAACCGTCTCGCCGACTTCAATACCCAGCTCTTCTGCAGGGCTGTCCGGAATGACGCCCAGCACCTTCAAACCGTGTTCGGGATGAACGAATGCAGGACTGCTCATGTTTTCCTCATACCCGCTGTACCAGACCAGAAATTCATGCCCAGCAAAGGCCGCAAGGGCGGCTACCAAGACAAGCGGCGACCACCATGCCGCCAGGACAGCCAGAACCAGCAATCCTGCCCCGTAATACATCAAACGTTTGGAAGAAAGCCGGGCCTTCTGTTCAGGGAGCATGCTCTGCGTGACTTCGCTAAAGCCGATCAGCACCGGCAGCGCCATCAGCGCATAACCGCCTCCCCCGTGCAGCAATGGCGACCATGCAAGCTCAGCGCCGCTTCCCCCAACCGGAACCAAAATAAGAAGGGGGATCGGCCACAGATGGTGAAGCTGATAACCTCCCACCAATTTCCCTCGTTTGCCTTCGAACAGCAGCGGGGAAGACAACGCCACGCCTTGCATGCGCACGAGCATCGCCTCGCCCAAATGCAGCAGGGCGGCAAGCACCAGCAGGGCAGGCATGTCCAATGCCCGCAGCGTATCCATGGCACTGCCCAGCCAGCCTGAAGGCTGCCAGCCCGGCGCCAGATTCAACCCGAATTGCAGCACGCCCAGCAAACCTGCCGCGTACGCGATGCACAAATACCGTACCCGGAACAACGCCAGAAATAACGCTGCCCCCCAGAGCCAAACGAGACTGCCCCATGTGAAATGCGAACCGATGAACAAAGACAATAAGGACACGATGATACCAATCATGAATCCACCCAATACGGATCGGATCGTCTGGATCATTGAACTTTGCAAGCGGACGTGAAACAATTTGCGTTCCTGCAGCAATTGGCGTTGATACATGAGCGCAACCAAAATGATTCCTATGTAATAAAACGGCTGAACGATCATTTGCAGCATTGCTTCTCCGATCGCAGCCAGCCATGGCCAAGCCCATTCCATGATGAATGATCACTCCTCTCTTGCATCCCGTTGGAAAAACAGCCCTGCGCATTCAAAGAAAGACAGGCAACACGCTCTGGCAGATGTTTAGCGGCGTTCATCGAAACCTTCGTTTTCGCTGAAGGGCCGTATAATGGAGGCTGAGACATCCCAGAAAAAAAGAAGGCTGAAATCAGCCTTCTTTATGGCTTCGACACGGCAGTCGAAATCTCCTTCGAGATATTTTCAAGCGCGCGTTTCAGCTGTGCATCATATTGAGGATTCGCAATGCGCTCGATCAAAGCTGCCTCGAGCGATTCAGCAGTCGCCTGATCAATCTGTCCGGTTGCCTGAATGCCTTTCTGCTTCTGGAACGCCTTGACCGCTTCCTCGGTCTTCTGGTCGTAGTAACCGTCCACGCGATCCGGTTTGAAGTCAAGTCCTCTCAACATCGTCTGTGCACTCTTCACATCCGTGCTGTTGCTGTCGAATTTCAAAGGCAATTTTTCTTTGTTGATCGGCGCCACCGAGAAGTAGTCCGGCTGGTTAACCGCAATATCCGGCTTGATGCCTTTCTCGTGAATCCAGTCGCCGTTCGGCGTCAGCCATTTCGCTATGGTGATTTTCAGCAGGCTTCCATCGCCCATCTGTTTGTCATAACTCGTCTGAACCGTACCTTTACCGAAGGAATTTTCGCCGACGAGCGTTGCGCCTGCGGATTGTTTCAATGCACCGGCCAAAATTTCCGACGCGCTCGCGCTTCCTTTGTTCATGAGAACCGTAATCGGATACGGCTTTACTTTGGATGGACCGTTAGACTTGCTTTGTTCGCGCTTGCCATTTTTGTCCTCGACCTGCACGATGACCTTGCCTTTTGGAACAAACTGCTCGGCAATGTCGATCACGACTTGCAGGACGCCGCCCGGGTCATTGCGCACGTCGATGATCAAGCCTTTCATGTTCTGCTTCTCCAGCTTGGCGAGCTCTTCCTTGAAGCGTTCGCCCGTATTCATCGAGAATTGCGTAATCGAAATAACCCCGACGCCGTTGTCCTCCATGTGGGCATAAACGGTCTCCATGTCGATGTCATCGCGCACGATCGTGAATTCGATGGCTTCCGTCGAACCGGCGCGTTTCACCTGGATCTTGGCTTCGCTGCCTTTTGGCCCTCTGATTTTGTTAACGGCTTTGTTCAGCTCGAGCCCTTGCAGGGATTCACCGTTAACGGAGAGGATAATGTCTTTGGCGCGAATGCCCGCTTTTTCGGCCGGCGAACCTTTGATCGGGGACACGACAACAACGTTGCCGTCTTGCGAAG contains the following coding sequences:
- a CDS encoding PDZ domain-containing protein, whose protein sequence is MEWAWPWLAAIGEAMLQMIVQPFYYIGIILVALMYQRQLLQERKLFHVRLQSSMIQTIRSVLGGFMIGIIVSLLSLFIGSHFTWGSLVWLWGAALFLALFRVRYLCIAYAAGLLGVLQFGLNLAPGWQPSGWLGSAMDTLRALDMPALLVLAALLHLGEAMLVRMQGVALSSPLLFEGKRGKLVGGYQLHHLWPIPLLILVPVGGSGAELAWSPLLHGGGGYALMALPVLIGFSEVTQSMLPEQKARLSSKRLMYYGAGLLVLAVLAAWWSPLVLVAALAAFAGHEFLVWYSGYEENMSSPAFVHPEHGLKVLGVIPDSPAEELGIEVGETVYKANGVLVHSPEELHRSLRMNPAFCKLEVRNRQGESKFLQRAIYEGEHHQLGVIFAPNNEETWAIRMRPANLVHLATLKLFARRKDLREARAPLALEAPPAVPAGEQKSAEM
- a CDS encoding response regulator transcription factor codes for the protein MQENTQNPPIRLILVDDDAFIRESLNVLIGLDPAINVIGTASNGKEAMALLQAGNEADVVLMDIRMPECDGVEGTRLIKQASPSVKVLMLTTFDDDEYIIKALQHGASGYLLKNVPPDRIIEGIKTVHRGDMLIHPDIARKLAGLLRPAASPPAHEKVESFGLTRMEQAVAEAISEGLSNKEIAAKLFLSEGTVKNYVTDILGKLNLRDRTQIAIFMLKT
- a CDS encoding ABC transporter ATP-binding protein, producing MGILEIENVVKRYGSKLSVDHLNLSIGKGEIFGLLGPNGAGKSTTISMIAGLLKIDQGDIRLDGISVKEKPLEVKRRLGLVPQDLALYESMSAAENVTFFARLYGLRGHLLKERVQESLEFVGLQDKAKDAPSTFSGGMKRRLNIACAIMHRPDVIIMDEPTVGIDPQSRNHILESVRTLNDMGSTVIYTSHYMEEVAAISDRVAIMDQGHVIACGTEAELRERVASEEKIVLATSGITDAAVEEIRLHPRVHAVECAGHELVITLPSAQQDLQDMLFICSKHDISIQSLKVEEPSLETLFLHLTGRTLRD
- a CDS encoding ABC transporter permease — translated: MIKVWHICIFELQRILRMRSVLINLFILPLLLIFILGAALSGTMGSEEVDHIDPVRVGLVLHEPDGTISQTLNAFVATPAVAGMVKPRSMATQEAAVRALRDGELDFAIVVPAGLEKLATQGEQATMTWIPGKDSVKNALGETVFSRFADELNRQAAVAKVLGPDAAAASVNRQQAGDYSGQTPSVEVSHPGNGGGTYSASQYYAASMLAMFMLYSGMTAINSISGEKSRNTLLRLQAAPLRSSEIFAGKIAGSSLLAFMQGMVIVLMTYWLYDVNWGMHPMLVVLVCLLITVASMVLGVILSALFKSAPAANAALQTVIIAMTFVSGGFTPIPVEFVQRISEFTVNHWALQSFLAMMLNAPIQEILHNITMLGTVCAVLLAAAVLIYGKAGGRHE
- a CDS encoding S41 family peptidase, encoding MMKKRSALLLVILGLLGGSLLTMVLMTYPGIAARTTPGEGLLASVTGSTQQKNDLKKIQTAMDLISNNYYKDVDRTKLIDGAINGMMESLGDPYSNYMAQETAAQFEESIEGSFTGIGAEVSSQDGNVVVVSPIKGSPAEKAGIRAKDIILSVNGESLQGLELNKAVNKIRGPKGSEAKIQVKRAGSTEAIEFTIVRDDIDMETVYAHMEDNGVGVISITQFSMNTGERFKEELAKLEKQNMKGLIIDVRNDPGGVLQVVIDIAEQFVPKGKVIVQVEDKNGKREQSKSNGPSKVKPYPITVLMNKGSASASEILAGALKQSAGATLVGENSFGKGTVQTSYDKQMGDGSLLKITIAKWLTPNGDWIHEKGIKPDIAVNQPDYFSVAPINKEKLPLKFDSNSTDVKSAQTMLRGLDFKPDRVDGYYDQKTEEAVKAFQKQKGIQATGQIDQATAESLEAALIERIANPQYDAQLKRALENISKEISTAVSKP
- a CDS encoding sensor histidine kinase; translated protein: MPIRALQYGLIMIPALLYMLKLPLHDEGAYTLNILIGLGIAVWRDFTDMRTWRPLLLFAEMLWTCWLIALYGPWMILISLSVLYVYMYTLEKNQRWLMLGLQLLATNAALYFHYAPGALSPWLHAIHTGTSDAFLDEAAGRIICNLMLLITATLSWQGSKTASSREQLEQVYDALRKKHYELQDARAQLLAFAKQLEDAAQAEERTRISRQLHDDIGHRLIRAKMMSEAAIVTLPAKPEQGLEMVKQIRDQLSATMDDMRSTLHKLRPATHLTEAYALDRLLEDVGRETGVKTVYRVTGEVVPLYPSLQIVLYKNAKEALTNALRHGKAGSIDIELHYSAHEICMVVSNDGHAGICPQSDNLQREDSSLEKAPPSPSGPNGKTTLASTGLGVEGMRVRTELVGGELEIQPAYPYTVITRLPIARKADMI
- a CDS encoding ABC transporter permease encodes the protein MNSLNIAWLMIRRTLGRKRGILSYLLLPCVVVTAAVALLGNDDNMREVIPYVNEDQGAAGAAMIQELSLKSEYVLQPMDSEAEVQEKIQSQKGSIGLVIPSRYTERLLAGEPNSVRLTELKVTEGSYAFKAAVEGLDEGFRQSAAAVRQAALNDANGAAGSSVTLSSSEMDGKFEQLLAETGKHRISGKTTELRIYPKPGLNNVTGFTIMFMMGLVSSAVTVIMEDRRQRTMARVYTAPVRAHEIAIGNFLGSMAIGLVQIVLVLAISRWVLHYDAGIPFGTHVLILGAFMLVAMGIASTVAGLVRKSQNVGMLNSLIITPTCMLGGCFWPLSIMPDYMQKIANVVPQKWTIQAVETISAGGTLSDIRMPLLILGIMALILLTVGSAILRPTQTGEDA